A segment of the Bacillota bacterium genome:
GCTGGTCTTCATCTGCGACCCCAACAACCCGACGGGCAACCGGGTGGGGGCGGCGGCCATCGTCGAGGCCCTGACCCGGGCCAATCCCGAGACCTACGTGGCCGTGGATGAGGCCTACTGGGAGTTCAACCTGGGGGAAGCCGGCGAGGCCGCGATGACGGTGGCCGGGCTCATCGCCCACTACCCAAGCCTCATCGTCCTCAGGACGATGTCCAAGGCCTTCGCTCTGGCCGGGGCCCGGCTCGGCTTCGCCCTGGCCGGCCGGGAGACGGCCGCCCGCCTGGAGGTGGTCCGGATGGCCTTCAACGTCAACTCGCTGTCGATGGCCGTCGCCGAGGTGGTCCTCAACGAGGCCGATTACGTCCGGGACGTGGTCGCCCGGGTCATCGACGGCCGGCGGCGGCTGACGGCCGGATTGGCCGGCATCGCCGGCCTCTCCCCGCTCCCGTCCTGGACCAACTTCGTCCTCGTCGGGACAGTCCGCCCGGCGGCCGAGGTGGCCAAGGCGTTGGCCGACCGCGGGGTCCGGGTCCGCCTCTTCCCCGACGTCCGGCTGTCCAACCACTTCCGGATCAGCGTCGGGCGACCGGAGGAGCTCGATCAATGTCTGGAAGCCTTGAGCGACGTGATGGAGGGAGACTCATGAACGATCAGGAGAAGCGGGCCGAGGCCCGCGAGCGCCGTGGGGAGTGCGAACGGGCGACGGCCGAGACCGCCGTCCGGGTGGCCGTCCACCTGGATCGCCCGGAGCCGGTGGAGCTGTCGACCCCCCTCCCCTTCCTGACCCACATGCTCGATCAGTTGGCCAGGCATGGTGAGTTCGGCCTGGAACTGACGGCCCGCTTCACCGGTGAACCCCTGGCCCACCACCTGGCCGAGGACGCCGGCATGGCCCTCGGGCGGGCGATCGACCAGGCCCTCGGCGACCGGAGCGGGGTGACCCGTTTCGGCTGGGCGGTCGTCCCGATGGACGAGTCCCTGGCCGAGGCGGCGGTGGACCTCTCCGGTCGAGGCGGCTTCTACGGTCGGGTCGATTTCTCGTCGGCCGCCACCGCAGGCTTCGAGGCCGCCGACGGGGTCGAGTTCCTGCGGGCCCTGGCGGTCAACGCCCGCCTGACCCTCCACCTCGACCTGAAGCGGGGCGGGAACGCCCACCATGAGCTGGAGGCCTGTCACAAGGCCCTGGCCGTGGCCCTGCGGCAGGCCTTCGCGCCGGCGATGAGCCCGGCCGGGGCGGGCGGAGGCTCGGCGGCCGGGGGCTCGGCGGCCGGGGGCTCGGCGGGCGGGGCCTCGGTCCCGTCGACCAAGGGGGTCCTTTAGAATGGGCGAGATGGGCCTGGCCATGGGTGACGGCATGAGCCGGGGTGCCGGCTCCGGCCCGGGCGGCGTGGAGATTGCCGTCATCGACTACGGCCGGGGGAACCTGCGCAGCGTCCAGTCGGCCCTGGCCCGGGTCGGGGCGAGGCCGATCGTGACGGCCGACCCCGCCCGGCTGCTCGAGGCTCCCGGCGCCATCCTGCCCGGGGTCGGCTCCTTCCGCGACGCCATGTCGACCCTTCGTGAGCGGGGCTTCGTCGAGGCCATTCGGGAGTACGCCCGGCAGGGCCGCCCCATCCTGGGCATCTGCCTCGGGTTGCAGCTCTTCTTCGAGAGGGCCGACGAGGGCGGCCCCGGCGAGGGCCTGGG
Coding sequences within it:
- a CDS encoding aminotransferase class I/II-fold pyridoxal phosphate-dependent enzyme — protein: LVFICDPNNPTGNRVGAAAIVEALTRANPETYVAVDEAYWEFNLGEAGEAAMTVAGLIAHYPSLIVLRTMSKAFALAGARLGFALAGRETAARLEVVRMAFNVNSLSMAVAEVVLNEADYVRDVVARVIDGRRRLTAGLAGIAGLSPLPSWTNFVLVGTVRPAAEVAKALADRGVRVRLFPDVRLSNHFRISVGRPEELDQCLEALSDVMEGDS
- a CDS encoding imidazoleglycerol-phosphate dehydratase, whose translation is MNDQEKRAEARERRGECERATAETAVRVAVHLDRPEPVELSTPLPFLTHMLDQLARHGEFGLELTARFTGEPLAHHLAEDAGMALGRAIDQALGDRSGVTRFGWAVVPMDESLAEAAVDLSGRGGFYGRVDFSSAATAGFEAADGVEFLRALAVNARLTLHLDLKRGGNAHHELEACHKALAVALRQAFAPAMSPAGAGGGSAAGGSAAGGSAGGASVPSTKGVL
- the hisH gene encoding imidazole glycerol phosphate synthase subunit HisH, with protein sequence MSRGAGSGPGGVEIAVIDYGRGNLRSVQSALARVGARPIVTADPARLLEAPGAILPGVGSFRDAMSTLRERGFVEAIREYARQGRPILGICLGLQLFFERADEGGPGEGLGLLEGHVAELSGCPRLPHIGWNLVRRLRPTPLLPAEAEPFYFVHSYGAVGVPDETLAGTTEYGATIAAVVQKGLVMGTQFHPERSGAAGLAVLGRFTEVVRQCS